One Cellulosimicrobium protaetiae genomic region harbors:
- a CDS encoding (2,3-dihydroxybenzoyl)adenylate synthase codes for MTAGTAPTAVHPGRPVLPAPLLLDGVVPVPAEAAERYRAAGYWTDQTLGSLVRDAATATARPDAVALVDARRTLTYADLDRAADDLAHGFAALGVRRGDRVVVHLPSSVELVEVLVALGRSGVVPVLALPAHRRTEVEYFAAHTEAVVLVTTGAEPGFDHAGLAREVAGAVASVRHVVVAGAGSASPAEAVDPRAVPATPGDRAPFAEHALDDLRRTDLTAARGGFDDAAHPSDVVLLQLSGGTTGTPKLIPRTHADYLYSVRESAAICGLGPGSVYLATLPVAHNYALTSPGVLGVLHAGGTVVLSPHGAPDAAFALIERHRVTHVALVPPLAHVWAASPLVATHDLSSLRVLQVGGAKLGTSAAERLLAVFGDTLQQVFGMAEGLVCYTREGDPRDVVVGTQGRPISPDDEVLVVDDDDLPVGTGEPGHLLTRGPYTIRGYYRAPEHDARSFTADGFYRTGDLVTRDADGYLTVVGRAKEQINRGGEKVAPAEVENHLRAHPDVLDASVVGEPDEYLGERALARVVPRPGAAPPTAVVLRRFLRERGIAAYKIPDRFETVEALATTAVGKVDRTPAPAPAPAGTETRTQPWSTQ; via the coding sequence ATGACCGCCGGGACCGCACCGACCGCCGTCCACCCGGGCCGGCCCGTTCTCCCCGCGCCGCTCCTGCTCGACGGCGTGGTCCCGGTCCCGGCCGAGGCCGCGGAGCGCTACCGCGCGGCCGGGTACTGGACCGACCAGACGCTCGGCTCGCTCGTGCGGGACGCCGCGACTGCCACCGCCCGGCCCGACGCCGTCGCGCTCGTCGACGCGCGCCGCACCCTCACGTACGCCGACCTGGACCGCGCCGCCGACGACCTCGCGCACGGGTTCGCGGCCCTGGGCGTGCGCCGCGGCGACCGGGTCGTCGTCCACCTCCCGAGCTCGGTCGAGCTGGTCGAGGTCCTCGTCGCGCTCGGGCGGTCCGGCGTCGTCCCGGTCCTCGCCCTGCCCGCGCACCGGCGCACCGAGGTCGAGTACTTCGCGGCGCACACCGAGGCGGTCGTGCTCGTGACCACCGGCGCCGAGCCCGGCTTCGACCACGCGGGGCTCGCGCGCGAGGTCGCCGGTGCGGTCGCGTCGGTGCGGCACGTCGTCGTCGCGGGTGCGGGGTCCGCCTCGCCGGCCGAGGCCGTCGACCCGCGCGCCGTGCCCGCGACCCCGGGCGACCGCGCCCCGTTCGCGGAGCACGCGCTGGACGACCTGCGCCGGACCGACCTGACGGCGGCCCGGGGCGGGTTCGACGACGCGGCGCACCCGTCCGACGTCGTGCTCCTGCAGCTCTCGGGCGGCACCACGGGGACGCCCAAGCTCATCCCGCGCACGCACGCCGACTACCTGTACTCGGTGCGCGAGAGCGCGGCGATCTGCGGCCTGGGGCCGGGCTCGGTGTACCTCGCGACCCTGCCGGTCGCGCACAACTACGCCCTCACGTCGCCCGGCGTGCTCGGCGTGCTGCACGCGGGCGGCACCGTCGTCCTGTCCCCGCACGGCGCGCCCGACGCGGCGTTCGCGCTGATCGAGCGGCACCGCGTCACCCACGTGGCCCTCGTCCCGCCGCTCGCGCACGTGTGGGCCGCCTCGCCGCTCGTCGCGACGCACGACCTCTCGTCCCTCCGCGTCCTCCAGGTCGGGGGAGCCAAGCTCGGGACGAGCGCGGCCGAGCGGCTGCTCGCGGTCTTCGGCGACACCCTCCAGCAGGTCTTCGGCATGGCCGAAGGGCTCGTCTGCTACACGCGGGAGGGCGACCCGCGCGACGTCGTCGTCGGCACGCAGGGTCGCCCGATCTCCCCGGACGACGAGGTCCTCGTCGTGGACGACGACGACCTCCCGGTCGGCACGGGAGAACCCGGACACCTGCTGACCCGTGGCCCCTACACGATCCGCGGCTACTACCGCGCGCCCGAGCACGACGCGCGCTCCTTCACGGCCGACGGCTTCTACCGCACGGGCGACCTCGTGACGCGCGACGCCGACGGCTACCTCACCGTCGTGGGACGGGCGAAGGAGCAGATCAACCGCGGGGGAGAGAAGGTCGCGCCCGCGGAGGTCGAGAACCACCTGCGCGCCCACCCCGACGTGCTCGACGCGAGCGTCGTCGGCGAGCCCGACGAGTACCTGGGCGAGCGCGCGCTCGCGCGCGTCGTCCCCCGGCCCGGGGCCGCGCCCCCGACGGCCGTCGTGCTGCGCCGGTTCCTGCGCGAGCGCGGCATCGCCGCCTACAAGATCCCCGACCGCTTCGAGACCGTCGAGGCGCTCGCCACCACCGCGGTCGGCAAGGTCGACCGCACCCCGGCCCCCGCACCCGCGCCCGCCGGCACCGAGACCCGCACCCAGCCGTGGAGCACGCAATGA